Proteins encoded in a region of the Brevefilum fermentans genome:
- a CDS encoding COG1361 S-layer family protein: MKKKSLLLFFLVIVLLSQVRMPANAQSPSERPVIAIDSYSTDITPARGETFSITIGFLNLGQITSTNLMIEFIPGDLIPRDTGGFQTIYQLIKGEKKNITQTFTVSPDLWGASIANTTVNINYSDYDGNLYSDSFILAIDLRIPPYVVPTPTPTPTPAPMLHPQLVIQSFSTDEAILQPGTIFELSLNLKNLGNAPAKSVSMVMGGGSVETNMEGTPQPGISASAGDFSHFAPLDSSNITFIGDILPGKTIKTTQRIIVNVNTTPGAHSINYSFVYQTEDEQKVVDNQVITLLVYRLPSLQVDFSMEPGPIFVNQPNVLPLQVVNLSKQSVVLGNMLVAADDALLENNTALVGVIEPGFYFTLDTMITPFQVGPMEILVSVNFTDDFNQLRTFETTLLIDVVEMDGGDFYPGGDPFSPQDGFEDWEPQAVEETFWQKLLRVLKGLLGLDSGVRTEPVFFEDAMTPSNLP; encoded by the coding sequence ATGAAAAAGAAATCCCTGTTATTGTTTTTCCTTGTGATCGTTTTATTATCCCAGGTGAGGATGCCTGCAAACGCGCAGTCTCCATCTGAGCGCCCGGTGATTGCCATTGATTCGTACTCGACTGACATCACCCCTGCACGCGGCGAAACCTTCTCCATAACGATTGGCTTTCTGAACCTCGGGCAAATAACCTCTACCAACCTGATGATTGAGTTCATTCCCGGTGACCTGATCCCGCGCGATACCGGCGGCTTCCAAACGATCTACCAGTTGATCAAAGGCGAAAAGAAAAATATCACACAAACCTTTACGGTCAGCCCGGATTTATGGGGTGCGAGTATTGCCAACACAACCGTGAACATCAACTATTCCGATTACGATGGCAATCTCTACAGCGATAGTTTTATCCTGGCGATTGATCTCAGGATCCCACCTTATGTTGTTCCGACCCCCACGCCAACACCTACCCCAGCGCCGATGTTGCATCCGCAGTTGGTGATTCAATCCTTTTCTACCGATGAAGCTATCCTGCAACCCGGCACGATTTTTGAGCTGAGCCTCAACCTGAAGAACCTGGGGAATGCTCCCGCTAAATCCGTCTCAATGGTTATGGGCGGTGGCAGCGTGGAGACCAATATGGAAGGCACACCCCAGCCAGGCATCTCTGCCAGCGCGGGAGATTTTTCCCATTTTGCACCGCTTGATTCCTCCAACATCACGTTTATCGGGGATATCCTTCCCGGGAAAACCATCAAAACAACCCAGCGCATCATCGTCAACGTTAATACAACTCCCGGCGCGCACTCGATTAATTACTCCTTCGTTTACCAGACCGAGGACGAGCAAAAAGTCGTCGACAACCAGGTGATCACCCTGCTGGTTTATCGCCTGCCTTCTTTGCAAGTAGACTTTTCTATGGAGCCAGGTCCGATTTTTGTCAATCAGCCCAATGTCTTGCCTTTGCAGGTGGTTAATCTTAGCAAGCAATCCGTTGTTTTGGGGAATATGCTGGTTGCTGCCGACGATGCTCTGCTTGAGAACAACACGGCACTGGTTGGTGTGATTGAACCGGGCTTCTACTTCACCCTGGACACCATGATCACACCCTTCCAGGTTGGTCCGATGGAAATCCTGGTCAGCGTCAATTTTACGGATGATTTTAACCAGCTACGCACTTTCGAAACCACGCTTTTGATTGATGTGGTGGAGATGGATGGTGGTGATTTTTATCCAGGCGGTGATCCTTTCTCACCGCAGGATGGTTTTGAAGATTGGGAACCCCAAGCGGTAGAGGAAACCTTCTGGCAAAAATTACTCCGTGTGCTCAAAGGTCTGCTCGGACTGGATAGCGGCGTCAGGACCGAGCCTGTGTTTTTTGAAGATGCAATGACGCCCAGCAACCTGCCCTGA
- a CDS encoding pyrimidine 5'-nucleotidase: MSMNQPDNQPAFENIRCLLIDLDDTLYPFETGAWTLVGEQIDRFLVEVMGFPQQEVRALRARLFNQYGTTLRGLQVENEVDMDFYLDYVHDVPIADLLSPDPELDRFLHSLPQRKVIFTNANTNHALRVLQALGVQEHFERIIDIYDIYPHCKPEVEAFHKALEIVAEQPQHCLMVDDNPNNLATAHSLGIKTVSVGRHQHDGSPHIRDIKGLARLLTRSG, from the coding sequence ATGTCTATGAATCAACCCGACAACCAACCTGCTTTTGAGAATATTCGCTGTTTACTGATTGACCTGGATGACACCCTCTATCCCTTCGAAACCGGCGCCTGGACCCTGGTCGGCGAGCAGATCGATCGGTTCCTGGTAGAAGTGATGGGCTTTCCGCAGCAGGAGGTCAGGGCACTGAGGGCGCGCCTGTTCAACCAGTACGGTACCACCCTGCGGGGATTGCAGGTGGAAAATGAAGTCGATATGGATTTCTACCTGGATTATGTGCACGACGTCCCCATCGCTGACCTGCTTTCACCGGATCCTGAGCTTGACCGATTCTTGCACTCCCTGCCTCAGCGCAAGGTGATCTTCACCAATGCCAACACAAACCATGCTCTACGTGTCCTGCAGGCATTGGGTGTGCAGGAGCATTTTGAACGCATCATCGATATTTACGATATTTACCCCCACTGCAAGCCGGAAGTCGAAGCCTTCCATAAAGCGCTGGAAATTGTTGCAGAGCAACCTCAGCACTGTTTGATGGTCGACGATAACCCCAATAACCTGGCGACCGCCCATTCCCTCGGCATAAAAACCGTCAGCGTTGGAAGGCACCAGCATGACGGAAGTCCCCACATCCGCGACATCAAAGGTCTGGCGCGGCTGTTAACTCGTAGCGGATAG
- a CDS encoding ABC transporter permease, protein MKLRELISLILLNLNRRKGRVMLTAIGVVIGTAAVVVLVSLAQGLKQNANAQFGNIAEMSQISVYPDWGSQYSQEVTRTGEHTEPPPITQAVIEDIRALPSVKAAIPRVGVYAMTIMKTGKLESWVNIIGIGIDDLSILGMEMASGTFELSRGTVIMGEEVLKSFYDPASQTVDEPPLVPDLQDQVVTLELTKWSEDDSGNYFETKKALKFKVAGIIRSTRSESDYSVYMSLNDVLDINAWVNGRRFDPKKDGFDTAIVVADDRQNVLNIASQINDMGFMAYTPQKFIEGVNNYFVVLQIIFGGVGGIALLVAAIGIANTMTMAILERTREIGLMKAIGATNQDVLSIFLGESASIGFIGGIGGVLLGLLLGELINIFGSVYMAGQDSGMMGGSSTGILATTPLWLILFALLFSTLIGLISGVYPAVQAASLVPVQALKNE, encoded by the coding sequence ATGAAACTGCGTGAACTCATCAGTTTGATTTTGCTTAACCTCAACCGGCGTAAAGGGCGCGTCATGCTGACGGCTATCGGCGTGGTGATCGGTACGGCGGCGGTTGTGGTGTTGGTCTCCCTGGCACAGGGTTTGAAGCAAAACGCCAATGCACAGTTCGGCAATATTGCTGAAATGTCGCAGATCAGTGTTTACCCGGATTGGGGGTCTCAATATAGCCAGGAAGTGACAAGGACGGGCGAGCACACTGAACCGCCACCGATCACCCAGGCTGTTATTGAAGACATTCGCGCGCTTCCCTCTGTAAAGGCAGCGATTCCACGTGTTGGAGTTTATGCTATGACCATAATGAAAACCGGCAAGCTGGAATCCTGGGTGAATATCATTGGCATTGGCATCGATGACCTTTCAATCCTCGGGATGGAGATGGCTTCAGGTACCTTTGAACTGTCCCGGGGAACGGTGATCATGGGTGAAGAAGTGCTGAAAAGCTTTTATGACCCTGCGAGTCAAACCGTGGATGAACCGCCTCTTGTGCCTGACTTGCAAGACCAGGTGGTAACCCTCGAGCTGACGAAATGGAGCGAAGACGATTCGGGGAATTATTTTGAAACCAAGAAAGCTTTGAAATTCAAAGTTGCCGGTATTATCCGCTCAACCCGGAGCGAATCGGATTATTCGGTGTATATGTCCCTGAACGATGTGCTGGATATCAATGCCTGGGTTAATGGGCGGCGGTTTGACCCGAAAAAAGATGGCTTCGACACAGCTATTGTCGTCGCAGATGATCGCCAAAATGTGTTGAACATCGCCAGCCAGATCAATGATATGGGGTTCATGGCTTATACCCCACAGAAATTTATTGAAGGCGTCAACAACTATTTTGTTGTGCTGCAGATTATCTTTGGCGGTGTGGGCGGGATTGCCCTGCTGGTGGCAGCGATTGGCATTGCCAATACCATGACCATGGCGATTCTAGAACGTACCCGCGAAATTGGGTTGATGAAAGCGATTGGCGCGACCAACCAGGACGTGCTCAGCATCTTTTTAGGCGAATCGGCGAGTATTGGGTTTATTGGCGGGATTGGGGGTGTGTTGTTGGGCTTGTTGCTGGGAGAGTTGATCAACATTTTCGGAAGCGTCTATATGGCAGGGCAAGATTCCGGGATGATGGGCGGCAGTTCTACAGGGATATTAGCCACCACGCCGCTCTGGCTGATTTTGTTTGCACTTCTATTTTCAACGCTAATTGGCTTGATTTCAGGCGTCTACCCGGCTGTCCAGGCTGCCAGCCTGGTGCCGGTACAGGCATTGAAGAATGAGTAA
- a CDS encoding Yip1 family protein, whose protein sequence is MADENKPAHVQIESPKRHWRYLLEIFYAPRRVFNDLANIEVNAWRIPMLLLTALIILAALAGGPARLQHTLMNLEQPPDDFLYWTPEQQNQFAEGQIAMQGPLFTVIFPMIGSLAGLWLGWFLLSSILHLLMTLKGSRQSREAYLNFVAWAAVPFALRSLVQSVALLSTRQVINYPGLSGLISQQAGGWRVYLGLVLELVDLYGIWFVILLLVGSPIISDLKTSKAISTALIALLIFIVLALIPGIVRTQLGGLGAVRPFIYF, encoded by the coding sequence ATGGCAGATGAGAACAAGCCCGCACACGTACAGATTGAATCACCAAAAAGACATTGGCGTTATTTATTGGAAATTTTTTATGCTCCTCGGCGTGTTTTTAATGACTTAGCCAATATCGAAGTGAATGCCTGGCGAATTCCGATGCTGTTGCTGACAGCCTTGATTATCCTTGCAGCGCTGGCTGGCGGCCCAGCCAGGTTGCAGCACACCCTCATGAACCTTGAACAGCCCCCGGACGATTTTTTGTACTGGACGCCTGAACAACAAAACCAATTTGCGGAAGGACAAATCGCCATGCAAGGGCCCCTGTTCACAGTTATCTTCCCAATGATTGGCAGCTTAGCCGGACTATGGTTGGGTTGGTTCCTGCTCAGCAGCATTTTGCACTTGCTGATGACGCTTAAGGGCTCCCGGCAAAGCCGTGAAGCCTACCTCAATTTTGTCGCCTGGGCCGCGGTGCCCTTTGCACTGCGCAGCCTGGTGCAGAGCGTTGCGCTGCTTTCTACCCGGCAAGTGATCAACTATCCCGGGCTCTCCGGGTTAATCAGTCAGCAGGCTGGCGGCTGGCGAGTTTACCTTGGATTGGTTCTGGAGCTGGTGGACCTGTACGGCATCTGGTTCGTCATCTTACTCCTTGTGGGGAGTCCAATCATCAGCGACCTCAAAACAAGCAAAGCAATATCGACCGCGCTGATCGCCCTATTGATTTTTATCGTCCTGGCGCTAATCCCCGGCATTGTTCGCACACAACTGGGTGGACTGGGTGCTGTGAGGCCATTCATCTATTTTTAA
- a CDS encoding ABC transporter ATP-binding protein: MMDYINTTNLTKHYRMGSGTVKALNGVDLNLPEKSLSVVMGPSGSGKSTLLHLLGGLDRPTSGEIYLNGSRLSQLDENDLAVFRRQTVGFVFQSFNLIQSFNAVENVSFPMRFMNIPRKKRNETAMFYLEQVGIADRATHKPAELSGGEQQRVAIARALVNNPSLILADEPTGNLDTTIGFSIMEILASLNQSGRTVLMVTHDPRMTQFASHIIHLLDGKIVEASVYNQVAQENTQSR; this comes from the coding sequence ATGATGGATTATATTAATACCACCAACCTCACCAAGCACTACCGAATGGGCTCGGGTACCGTTAAGGCACTCAACGGCGTTGACCTGAATCTGCCTGAAAAATCCCTGTCGGTGGTGATGGGACCTTCTGGTTCTGGGAAAAGCACTTTGCTGCACCTGCTTGGTGGACTGGACAGGCCGACGAGTGGCGAAATCTACTTGAATGGCAGCAGGCTGTCACAGCTCGATGAAAACGACCTGGCTGTTTTCAGGCGCCAGACTGTTGGTTTTGTTTTTCAATCCTTCAACCTGATTCAATCCTTCAATGCGGTAGAAAATGTCAGTTTTCCCATGCGTTTTATGAACATTCCCCGTAAAAAACGCAATGAAACGGCAATGTTTTATTTAGAGCAGGTCGGGATTGCAGACCGTGCCACCCACAAACCTGCAGAGCTCTCTGGCGGCGAGCAGCAACGTGTCGCCATCGCCCGAGCTCTGGTCAACAACCCCTCACTCATCCTGGCTGATGAACCCACCGGCAATCTCGACACGACGATCGGGTTCAGCATCATGGAAATTTTGGCATCGCTCAATCAATCCGGGCGGACGGTTCTGATGGTTACCCACGACCCGCGTATGACGCAGTTTGCTTCTCACATTATCCATTTGCTGGACGGTAAAATTGTAGAAGCATCGGTTTACAACCAGGTTGCCCAGGAGAATACACAATCTCGTTAA